One Nocardia iowensis DNA window includes the following coding sequences:
- a CDS encoding FHA domain-containing protein, which yields MSRQIEVMPGRHLVAAAGGVVVVVAHRLDTAVTADSVAARAMTALLGIVRQAASNEPRRSGRTLARLATSWLMGLANGDEDAVEFGVITPGETGIAVFLHGEVTAVLAGSQGAEILRGRDAGFTVDRVVTPAPGIGAGLFVDEPGRAVETLPERGFFALTEGTAPGSGAVLWFGAAGESMPAAKPVPQRASQPHSGPDLRKRDESMDAPTESYSGQAVPRTAPREPVAQDVSTGAEPPRSGGGPSDGPARPDISKAEGNPARGFVSDIDFVETVVPAETLVSRVPDSATVRESAQPGVIVKGFKCARDHHNDPRVSFCAVCGIRMDQLTCVLTDGVRPPLGLLLLDDGTSFVLDNDCVLGREPEHAEAVARGARPVRLEDRSGGMSRAHAEIRLIDWDVTVVDGGSTNGTHIRQPGHPDWTRAIPGHPVKLVPGAQVQLGGRVATFDSQHGQL from the coding sequence GTGAGCAGGCAGATCGAGGTCATGCCCGGTCGGCACCTGGTGGCCGCCGCCGGGGGTGTGGTCGTGGTGGTCGCGCACCGGCTGGACACCGCGGTGACCGCGGATTCGGTGGCGGCGCGCGCGATGACGGCGTTGCTCGGGATCGTGCGGCAGGCCGCCTCGAACGAACCGCGGCGCAGCGGGCGCACGTTGGCGCGGCTGGCGACGAGCTGGTTGATGGGTTTGGCGAACGGGGACGAGGACGCGGTCGAGTTCGGGGTGATCACGCCGGGGGAAACCGGGATCGCGGTGTTTCTGCACGGTGAGGTGACGGCGGTGCTGGCCGGGTCGCAGGGCGCGGAGATTCTGCGCGGGCGCGACGCCGGGTTCACTGTCGATCGGGTGGTGACGCCCGCGCCGGGGATCGGGGCCGGGTTGTTCGTGGACGAGCCGGGACGCGCGGTCGAGACGCTGCCCGAGCGTGGGTTTTTCGCGTTGACGGAAGGGACCGCGCCGGGGTCGGGCGCGGTGCTGTGGTTCGGTGCGGCCGGTGAGAGTATGCCCGCCGCAAAGCCGGTGCCGCAGCGGGCATCCCAGCCGCACAGTGGACCGGATCTGCGCAAGCGTGACGAATCCATGGATGCGCCAACAGAGTCCTACAGCGGCCAAGCGGTGCCACGGACCGCGCCGCGGGAGCCGGTTGCGCAGGATGTCTCGACAGGTGCTGAGCCGCCACGCTCCGGCGGCGGCCCGTCAGATGGTCCGGCCAGGCCGGACATCTCGAAGGCCGAAGGTAATCCCGCGCGCGGCTTCGTCAGCGATATCGACTTCGTAGAGACCGTGGTGCCCGCGGAGACGTTGGTGTCGCGCGTGCCCGACAGCGCCACCGTGCGCGAGTCGGCCCAGCCAGGTGTGATCGTCAAGGGATTCAAGTGCGCGCGTGATCATCACAATGATCCGCGGGTGTCGTTCTGCGCGGTGTGTGGCATTCGAATGGATCAGCTGACCTGCGTGCTCACCGATGGTGTGCGCCCGCCGCTCGGTCTGCTGCTACTCGACGACGGCACCTCGTTCGTCCTCGACAACGATTGCGTGCTCGGCCGCGAACCCGAGCATGCCGAAGCGGTTGCTCGCGGCGCGCGCCCGGTGCGGCTCGAGGACCGTTCCGGTGGAATGTCGCGCGCCCACGCGGAGATTCGGCTCATCGACTGGGATGTCACCGTTGTCGACGGTGGCTCGACCAACGGAACCCACATCCGCCAACCCGGCCATCCGGATTGGACCAGGGCCATTCCCGGGCATCCGGTGAAACTGGTCCCCGGCGCCCAGGTCCAGCTCGGCGGGCGTGTCGCCACCTTCGACTCCCAGCACGGTCAGCTGTAA
- a CDS encoding chitinase — protein MAVLAMIGAMVVAIAPEVSAAPNDTTCPTKPRPAGKVLQGYWENWDGAANGVHPGMGWIPITDARIAAHGYNVINAAFPVIESNGTARWEDGMSPTVKVATPAEMCQAKAAGATILMSIGGAAAGIDLSSAAVADRFVATIVPILKTYNFDGVDIDLETGLTNSGDIKKLSTSQANLIRIIDGILAQMPPGFGLTMAPETAYVTGGSVTYGSIWGAYLPIIKKYVDNGRLWWLNMQYYNGSMYGCSGDSYQAGTVQGFVAQTDCLAKGLTIQGTTITVPYDKQAPGLPAQPGAGGGYMSPSLVAQAWNHYGTGSANALKGLMTWSINWDGSRGWTFGDNVKALQRR, from the coding sequence ATGGCAGTGTTAGCAATGATCGGCGCGATGGTGGTCGCGATCGCGCCGGAGGTGTCCGCGGCGCCGAACGACACGACCTGTCCGACCAAACCGCGTCCGGCAGGCAAAGTGCTGCAAGGGTATTGGGAGAATTGGGACGGCGCGGCCAACGGCGTCCACCCGGGCATGGGCTGGATCCCGATCACCGACGCACGTATCGCGGCGCACGGCTATAACGTCATCAACGCGGCGTTCCCGGTCATCGAATCGAACGGGACCGCGCGGTGGGAGGACGGGATGAGCCCGACCGTCAAGGTCGCGACCCCGGCGGAGATGTGCCAGGCCAAGGCGGCGGGCGCCACCATCCTGATGTCCATCGGCGGCGCGGCGGCCGGCATCGACCTCAGCTCCGCCGCGGTCGCCGACCGGTTCGTCGCGACCATCGTGCCGATCCTGAAGACATACAACTTCGACGGCGTCGACATCGACCTGGAGACCGGCCTCACCAACAGCGGTGACATCAAGAAGCTGTCGACCTCGCAGGCCAACCTGATCCGCATCATCGACGGCATCCTCGCGCAGATGCCCCCCGGTTTCGGCCTGACCATGGCGCCCGAGACCGCGTACGTCACCGGCGGCAGCGTCACCTACGGTTCGATCTGGGGCGCCTACCTGCCGATCATCAAGAAGTACGTGGACAACGGCCGGCTCTGGTGGCTCAACATGCAGTACTACAACGGCAGCATGTATGGCTGCTCCGGCGACTCCTACCAGGCCGGGACGGTCCAGGGGTTCGTCGCGCAGACCGATTGCCTGGCAAAGGGTCTGACCATACAGGGCACCACCATCACCGTCCCCTACGACAAGCAGGCCCCCGGCCTGCCCGCCCAGCCGGGCGCGGGCGGGGGTTACATGTCGCCCAGCCTGGTCGCGCAGGCCTGGAACCACTACGGCACCGGCTCCGCGAACGCCCTCAAGGGCCTGATGACCTGGTCCATCAACTGGGACGGCTCCCGCGGCTGGACCTTCGGCGACAACGTCAAGGCGCTGCAACGCCGTTAG
- a CDS encoding SDR family NAD(P)-dependent oxidoreductase: protein MDLQLAGKTAVVTGASKGIGLEIVRALIAEGVRVVAAARTITPELRALDGPSTAVTVDLATPDGAAALVERATEILGDLDILINNVGGVVPGSADARGFLEIADDAWQRTYDLNLFSTVRVTRHALPGLLRRRGVIINISSIGARAAYHPVDYGTAKAGLNNLTKALAEEFGAHGLRALTVSPGPTRTRNWSAPDGYAADVAAQNSMTLDEFLDQAPTQMGITTGRLTEPAEIAALVSFLASPRSGNLTGADYLADGGVIKTV from the coding sequence ATGGATCTGCAACTCGCAGGCAAGACCGCCGTCGTCACCGGGGCGAGCAAAGGTATCGGCCTGGAAATCGTCCGGGCACTCATCGCCGAAGGCGTGCGCGTCGTCGCCGCCGCACGCACTATCACCCCGGAACTGCGCGCGCTCGACGGCCCGTCCACCGCGGTGACCGTCGATTTGGCCACCCCGGACGGAGCCGCCGCCTTGGTGGAACGAGCCACCGAGATCCTCGGCGACCTCGATATCCTCATCAACAATGTCGGCGGGGTCGTCCCCGGCAGCGCCGACGCCCGCGGCTTCCTCGAGATCGCCGACGATGCCTGGCAGCGCACCTACGACCTCAACCTGTTCAGTACCGTCCGGGTCACCCGTCACGCCTTGCCCGGTCTGCTCCGGCGGCGCGGGGTGATCATCAACATCTCCTCCATCGGCGCACGCGCCGCCTACCACCCCGTCGATTACGGCACCGCGAAAGCCGGGCTGAACAACCTCACCAAGGCGCTCGCCGAAGAGTTCGGTGCGCACGGCTTGCGGGCACTCACCGTCTCTCCGGGGCCCACCCGCACCCGCAATTGGTCGGCCCCCGACGGATACGCCGCCGACGTGGCCGCCCAGAACTCGATGACCCTCGACGAGTTCCTCGACCAGGCCCCCACCCAGATGGGCATCACCACCGGCCGACTCACCGAACCAGCCGAAATCGCGGCACTGGTCAGCTTCCTGGCGTCCCCTCGGTCCGGAAACCTCACCGGCGCCGACTATTTGGCCGACGGCGGAGTGATCAAGACGGTTTAA
- a CDS encoding TetR/AcrR family transcriptional regulator produces the protein MARTKSFDPDDAVAKAMEVFWSKGYARTTPQNLVDAIGIGRGSLYNAFTGKHDLFERALRRYQAQETARLINLLDGPGSPRQRVHAALTLVLEAACADTDRRGCLATNAAVELGGDDEAATLLVRRIFDRQHDAFRGAIEEGQRAREFAADLDPRAAADFLLATINGMRVLAKVDPHPARLAALAETAMRAL, from the coding sequence GTGGCACGCACAAAAAGCTTCGATCCCGACGACGCGGTCGCCAAAGCGATGGAGGTGTTCTGGAGCAAGGGATACGCCCGCACCACCCCCCAGAACCTGGTCGACGCGATCGGCATCGGCCGGGGCAGCCTGTACAACGCGTTCACGGGCAAGCACGATTTGTTCGAACGGGCGCTGCGCCGGTATCAGGCGCAAGAAACAGCGCGGTTGATCAATCTGCTCGACGGGCCGGGTTCGCCGCGACAGCGGGTGCACGCCGCGTTGACCTTGGTGCTCGAGGCAGCCTGCGCGGACACCGACCGGCGCGGCTGCCTGGCCACGAATGCCGCAGTTGAGCTGGGTGGCGATGACGAGGCGGCCACGCTACTTGTTCGCCGCATCTTCGACCGCCAGCACGACGCCTTCCGGGGCGCCATCGAGGAGGGGCAGCGTGCTCGGGAGTTCGCCGCCGATCTCGATCCGCGGGCCGCAGCCGACTTCTTGCTCGCCACCATCAACGGTATGCGGGTGCTCGCCAAAGTCGACCCTCACCCGGCTCGCCTCGCCGCACTGGCCGAAACAGCAATGCGCGCGCTGTAA
- a CDS encoding LysR family transcriptional regulator — protein MGAVSAARMETFLVVARLSSIRRAATQLHITEAAVSAAVAHIEKQLGVKLIAKSGRGIALTEAGRIYAEYCRSILGLMREAHAAVQQAETGRLRIGVVATAGEYVLLRPLASFRHRYPDIELSLSVHPRDVLFLELQHHETDLVIAGRPPRNTGLVIRARRPSRLVVVGAADQSPDPLNATWLLRGRGSGTRDATLALLDELEINPPTLTLGSHGAVLAAARAGLGVTLIHSDAISQDLESGLLQILPVTGTPLDRPWHAITTRTPTPTARLFLAHIADPTEVGPAAFHPA, from the coding sequence ATGGGAGCGGTCAGTGCGGCCAGGATGGAAACATTCCTGGTGGTCGCCCGGCTCAGCAGCATCCGCCGCGCCGCCACCCAACTGCACATCACCGAGGCAGCTGTCTCCGCCGCCGTCGCGCACATCGAAAAACAATTGGGCGTCAAGCTGATCGCCAAATCCGGGCGCGGGATCGCACTCACCGAAGCCGGCCGGATCTACGCCGAATACTGCCGCAGCATACTCGGACTGATGCGGGAAGCCCACGCCGCCGTCCAGCAAGCCGAGACCGGACGGCTGCGCATCGGCGTCGTCGCCACCGCGGGCGAATACGTGCTGCTGCGCCCACTCGCCTCGTTCCGCCACCGTTACCCCGACATCGAACTGAGCCTGTCCGTGCATCCGCGCGACGTCCTGTTTCTCGAATTGCAGCACCACGAAACAGATCTCGTCATCGCGGGCCGCCCACCCCGCAACACCGGCCTGGTCATCCGCGCCCGCAGACCGAGCCGTCTCGTCGTCGTCGGCGCCGCCGATCAGAGCCCCGACCCGCTGAACGCCACGTGGCTGCTCCGCGGCCGCGGCTCCGGCACCCGCGACGCCACCCTGGCCTTGCTCGACGAACTCGAAATCAACCCACCTACCCTCACCTTAGGCAGTCACGGCGCCGTCCTGGCCGCCGCCCGAGCAGGACTGGGCGTCACCCTGATCCACAGCGACGCCATCTCCCAGGATCTCGAATCCGGTCTGCTGCAAATACTTCCGGTCACCGGCACGCCCCTCGACCGCCCCTGGCACGCCATCACCACCCGCACCCCCACCCCCACCGCCCGCCTGTTCCTCGCCCACATCGCCGACCCCACCGAAGTCGGCCCCGCCGCCTTCCACCCCGCCTGA
- a CDS encoding form I ribulose bisphosphate carboxylase large subunit, with translation MAEETERDRWDPGVQSYASMGYYAPDYQPSDTDVLAVFRVTPQPGVDPIEAAAAVAGESSTATWTVVWTDRLTAHSKYQAKCYRVDEVPGRPGEYFAYVAYDLDLFEEGSITNLTSSVIGNVFGFKPLLALRLEDMRIPVAYVKTFQGPPHGTVMEREYLNKYGRPLLGATVKPKLGLSARNYGRVIYEACKGGLDFTKDDENINSQPFMRWRDRYLFAMEGVNRAVADTGEIKGHYLNVTAATMEDMYERAEFAKELGSVVIMMDLTVGYTAMQSMSHWARRNGVLLHLHRAGHSTFTRQKTHGVSFRVLAKWCRLIGVDHVHAGTVVGKLEGDPATTRGFYDTLRENHIPANPGNGIFFDQHWASLPGVMPVASGGIHAGQMHQLLDLFGDDVVLQFGGGTIGHPLGIAAGAEANRVALEAVVKARNEGRDLLKEGPEVLRKAAEICRPLEVALATWGDVTFEYTSTDAPDAVPTATR, from the coding sequence ATGGCCGAAGAGACCGAGCGGGACCGGTGGGATCCGGGTGTTCAATCGTATGCGTCGATGGGATATTACGCGCCGGACTATCAGCCGTCGGATACCGATGTGCTGGCCGTTTTCCGGGTGACCCCGCAGCCGGGGGTGGATCCGATCGAGGCGGCGGCCGCAGTGGCGGGTGAATCGTCCACGGCGACGTGGACGGTGGTGTGGACCGACCGATTGACCGCGCACTCGAAGTATCAGGCCAAGTGCTACCGGGTCGACGAGGTACCGGGTCGGCCGGGTGAGTATTTCGCCTATGTCGCTTACGATCTCGACCTGTTCGAGGAGGGATCGATCACCAACCTGACATCCTCGGTCATCGGCAACGTGTTCGGTTTCAAGCCGCTGCTGGCATTGCGCTTGGAGGACATGCGGATTCCGGTCGCCTACGTGAAAACCTTCCAAGGCCCGCCGCACGGCACGGTGATGGAACGCGAATATCTGAACAAATACGGCAGGCCGCTGCTCGGTGCGACGGTGAAACCGAAACTCGGTCTGTCGGCCCGCAACTACGGCCGGGTGATCTATGAAGCGTGCAAGGGCGGCCTGGATTTCACCAAGGACGATGAGAACATCAATTCCCAGCCGTTCATGCGGTGGCGTGACCGCTACCTGTTCGCCATGGAGGGCGTCAACCGCGCCGTGGCCGACACCGGCGAGATCAAGGGCCATTATCTGAATGTCACCGCGGCGACCATGGAGGACATGTACGAGCGCGCCGAGTTCGCCAAGGAACTGGGCAGTGTCGTGATCATGATGGATCTGACCGTGGGATACACGGCCATGCAGTCGATGTCGCACTGGGCGCGGCGCAACGGGGTGCTGCTGCACCTGCACCGCGCCGGGCATTCCACCTTCACCCGGCAGAAGACGCACGGCGTGAGCTTCCGGGTGCTGGCCAAGTGGTGCAGGCTGATCGGCGTCGATCACGTGCACGCGGGCACGGTGGTCGGCAAGCTCGAGGGTGATCCGGCGACAACTAGGGGTTTCTATGACACGTTGCGGGAGAACCACATTCCCGCCAACCCGGGCAACGGCATCTTCTTCGACCAGCACTGGGCGAGCCTGCCGGGCGTGATGCCGGTGGCCTCCGGCGGTATCCACGCCGGTCAGATGCACCAACTGCTGGATCTTTTCGGCGACGACGTGGTCCTGCAGTTCGGTGGCGGCACCATCGGACACCCGCTGGGAATCGCGGCGGGGGCCGAGGCGAATCGGGTCGCGTTGGAAGCAGTTGTCAAGGCGCGCAACGAAGGTCGTGATCTGTTGAAGGAGGGCCCGGAGGTGTTGCGCAAGGCGGCCGAGATCTGCCGTCCGCTCGAGGTGGCGTTGGCGACCTGGGGCGATGTCACCTTCGAGTACACCTCCACCGACGCCCCTGACGCGGTGCCGACCGCGACCCGCTGA
- a CDS encoding ribulose bisphosphate carboxylase small subunit codes for MYLRHGTFSYLPELTDAEIAAQVRYALLNSWPVSIEYTDDPHPRNAYWEMWGLPLFDLDEPDGVLAEINACRATFPRHYVRVLAYDARFGRQTTALSFLVQRPADEPGFGLTRLEGPDRQQKYGLHSYATDKRQGQRYGG; via the coding sequence ATGTATCTGCGTCACGGAACTTTCTCCTATCTGCCGGAGCTCACCGATGCGGAGATCGCCGCCCAGGTGCGCTACGCGCTGCTCAACAGCTGGCCGGTGTCGATCGAATACACCGACGACCCGCATCCCCGTAACGCCTACTGGGAGATGTGGGGGCTGCCGCTGTTCGATCTGGACGAGCCCGACGGTGTGCTCGCCGAGATCAATGCCTGCCGGGCGACCTTTCCCCGCCACTACGTCCGGGTGCTGGCCTACGACGCCCGCTTCGGCAGGCAGACCACGGCGCTGAGTTTCCTGGTGCAGCGCCCGGCCGACGAACCCGGTTTCGGCCTGACCCGCCTGGAGGGGCCGGATCGCCAGCAGAAGTACGGCCTGCACTCCTACGCTACCGACAAACGCCAGGGGCAGCGGTATGGCGGCTGA
- a CDS encoding AAA family ATPase produces MAAEANGFRLHRPGTGDGRPVRAEPAEDAVEILDDGALLDLSTDIAGNDVEDTLTRLDAELVGLANVKRRVREIAALLLIDRARQRFGLSASRPTMHMSFTGGPGTGKTTVALRMAEMLHALGYIRKPKVHTVTRDDLVGQFIGHTAPKTKEALAKAAGGVLFIDEAYYLFRPENERDYGQEVIEILLQEMESERASLVVIFAGYPDRMERFFSANPGLSSRVAHHLEFADYTHAELLGIAELMVARENFRFDEPAQAAFAEYLALRMTRPRFSNARSVRNALDRCRLRQAKRLVELRRPLTKTDLITLTDQDVYGSSVFTDSTEPRDGPSARAPA; encoded by the coding sequence ATGGCGGCTGAGGCCAACGGTTTCCGACTGCACCGCCCCGGCACCGGGGACGGCAGGCCGGTGCGTGCCGAGCCTGCCGAGGACGCGGTCGAGATCCTGGATGATGGTGCGCTGCTGGATCTTTCGACAGATATCGCGGGCAACGACGTCGAGGACACGTTGACCAGGCTCGACGCCGAACTCGTCGGCCTGGCGAATGTGAAGCGCCGGGTGCGGGAGATCGCCGCGCTGCTGCTCATCGATCGGGCCCGGCAACGGTTCGGCTTGAGCGCGTCCCGGCCCACCATGCACATGAGCTTCACCGGCGGGCCTGGCACCGGCAAAACGACCGTGGCGCTGCGGATGGCGGAGATGCTGCACGCACTGGGTTACATTCGAAAGCCCAAGGTGCACACCGTCACCCGTGACGATCTGGTCGGACAGTTCATCGGGCACACCGCGCCGAAGACCAAGGAGGCGCTGGCCAAGGCGGCGGGCGGGGTGCTGTTCATCGATGAGGCCTACTACCTGTTCCGCCCGGAGAACGAGCGGGACTACGGGCAGGAGGTGATCGAAATCCTGTTGCAGGAGATGGAAAGTGAGCGGGCCAGCCTGGTGGTGATCTTCGCGGGCTATCCGGATCGGATGGAGCGCTTCTTCTCCGCCAATCCGGGCCTGTCCTCACGGGTCGCCCACCATCTCGAGTTCGCCGACTACACCCACGCCGAACTGCTCGGCATCGCCGAACTCATGGTGGCGCGGGAGAACTTCCGCTTCGACGAACCCGCGCAGGCCGCCTTCGCCGAATACCTGGCATTGCGGATGACCAGGCCGCGGTTCTCCAACGCGCGCAGCGTGCGCAACGCACTGGACCGGTGCCGACTGCGGCAGGCAAAACGGCTGGTGGAACTGCGGCGACCACTGACCAAGACCGACCTGATCACGCTGACCGACCAGGATGTCTACGGCAGCAGCGTGTTCACCGACAGCACCGAACCGCGGGACGGGCCAAGCGCGCGGGCCCCGGCGTGA
- a CDS encoding class 1 fructose-bisphosphatase translates to MPEGLKTLTRYTIEEEHRHPGSSGEFSALVNVVATATKIIANQVTRGAIVGSLGASEPDNLPPTVHRKLDAIANDIMVAETQWTGHLSALLSEQMPTIHPVPDAHRRGKYLLAFDPLDGSSNIDVNLPVGTIFSVLRSPERDDGAPAAEDFLQRGVRQVCAGFTLYGPATMLVLTTGSGVDGFTLDREIGAFVLTHPRMRIPDDTSGFAINAANERFWERPVRRYVHECLDGVEGPRGRDFNMRWVASLVADTFHILTRGGVYLYPHDNRPPVRPGRVSLLYGANPVAFIVEQAGGWASTGGERVLEVPPEHVHHQVPLIFGSRNEVERIERYHREPEAGPSFDSSLFGSRSLFRPAPH, encoded by the coding sequence ATGCCAGAAGGACTGAAGACGCTCACCCGCTACACGATCGAGGAGGAACACCGGCACCCCGGATCGTCCGGTGAGTTCTCCGCCCTGGTGAATGTGGTGGCGACCGCGACGAAAATCATCGCCAACCAGGTGACCAGGGGCGCCATCGTCGGCTCGCTCGGCGCCTCGGAGCCGGACAATCTGCCGCCGACGGTGCACCGCAAGCTCGACGCCATCGCCAACGACATCATGGTGGCCGAGACCCAGTGGACCGGGCATCTGTCGGCACTGTTGTCGGAGCAGATGCCGACCATTCATCCGGTGCCCGACGCACACCGGCGCGGGAAGTACCTGCTGGCCTTCGATCCGCTGGACGGATCCTCCAATATCGACGTAAATCTGCCCGTCGGAACGATATTCAGCGTGCTGCGGTCACCGGAGCGCGACGACGGCGCGCCTGCCGCCGAGGACTTCCTGCAACGCGGTGTGCGCCAGGTGTGTGCCGGATTCACGCTGTACGGGCCCGCGACGATGCTGGTGCTCACCACCGGCAGTGGCGTCGACGGGTTCACCCTGGATCGGGAGATCGGCGCGTTCGTGCTCACCCATCCGCGGATGCGGATCCCGGATGACACCTCGGGTTTCGCGATCAACGCCGCCAACGAGCGGTTCTGGGAGCGGCCGGTGCGCAGGTATGTGCACGAATGCCTCGACGGTGTTGAGGGGCCGCGCGGGCGCGACTTCAATATGCGCTGGGTCGCGTCGCTGGTCGCGGACACCTTCCACATTCTGACCCGCGGCGGGGTCTATCTGTATCCGCACGACAACCGTCCGCCGGTGCGGCCGGGGCGGGTGTCGTTGCTCTATGGCGCCAACCCGGTCGCGTTCATCGTCGAGCAGGCGGGTGGGTGGGCGAGCACCGGTGGCGAGCGGGTGCTCGAGGTGCCGCCCGAGCACGTGCATCACCAGGTGCCGTTGATCTTCGGCTCGCGCAACGAGGTCGAGCGGATCGAGCGCTACCACCGCGAGCCCGAGGCCGGGCCCAGCTTCGACAGTTCGTTGTTCGGGTCCCGGTCGCTGTTTCGTCCGGCGCCGCACTGA
- a CDS encoding phosphoribulokinase, whose amino-acid sequence MSVKHPVVAITGSSGAGTTSVTRTFQEIFRREGINAVVVEGDSFHRYDRNEMKLAMAEAEQHRNLTFSHFGEEANLLAELETLFREYGETGVGSVRRYLHDEFEAKPYGQPAGTFTPWEDLAPGSDLLFYEGLHGAAVTDSVNVARYADLLVGVVPIVNLEWIQKVIRDKTERGYSSEAVIDTILRRMPDYVKYICPQFSHTYVNFQRVPTVDTSNPFIARSIPTADESFVVIRFADPKVIDFPYLLSMLHDSFMSRPNCIVVPGGKMELAMQLIFTPLILRLMDKRPKRSR is encoded by the coding sequence ATGTCGGTCAAGCATCCCGTCGTCGCGATCACCGGATCCTCCGGTGCGGGAACGACCAGCGTCACCAGGACCTTTCAGGAGATATTTCGGCGTGAGGGGATCAATGCGGTTGTCGTGGAGGGGGATTCGTTCCACCGGTACGACCGCAACGAGATGAAGCTCGCGATGGCCGAGGCCGAACAGCATCGCAACCTCACCTTCTCGCATTTCGGGGAGGAGGCGAATCTGCTCGCGGAGCTGGAGACGTTGTTCCGCGAGTACGGTGAGACCGGGGTCGGTTCGGTGCGCAGATACCTGCACGACGAGTTCGAGGCCAAGCCTTACGGGCAGCCCGCGGGCACGTTCACGCCGTGGGAGGATCTGGCACCCGGCAGTGATCTGCTGTTCTACGAGGGACTGCACGGTGCCGCGGTGACCGACAGCGTGAATGTCGCGCGGTATGCGGATCTGCTGGTCGGCGTGGTGCCGATCGTCAACCTCGAATGGATCCAGAAGGTGATCCGGGACAAGACCGAGCGCGGGTACTCCAGCGAGGCGGTCATCGATACGATCCTGCGCCGGATGCCCGACTACGTGAAATACATCTGCCCGCAGTTCTCGCACACCTATGTCAACTTCCAGCGGGTGCCGACCGTGGACACGTCGAACCCGTTCATCGCCCGCAGCATTCCGACCGCCGACGAGAGTTTCGTCGTCATTCGCTTCGCCGATCCGAAGGTGATCGACTTCCCGTACCTGCTGTCGATGCTGCACGACTCGTTCATGTCGCGTCCGAATTGCATCGTGGTGCCCGGCGGCAAGATGGAGTTGGCCATGCAGCTCATCTTCACGCCGCTGATCCTGCGCCTGATGGACAAGCGACCCAAACGATCTCGCTGA
- a CDS encoding Hsp20/alpha crystallin family protein encodes MSQLPVSQQSRSPLAGIGDFVRKLVPFVGSGSGSNLRVEETPDDDHYHVVRAEIPGIDPDKDLEVSVHDGRLTIKAERSERRSEGGYSEFRYGSFMRTVALPVGARDDDIAATYANGILTVRIRMGESSSTARKIPVKME; translated from the coding sequence ATGAGTCAGCTTCCTGTGTCACAGCAGTCCCGTTCGCCCCTGGCCGGTATCGGCGATTTCGTGCGCAAGTTGGTGCCGTTCGTCGGCTCGGGGTCGGGTAGCAACCTGCGGGTGGAGGAGACGCCGGACGACGACCACTATCACGTGGTGCGTGCGGAGATTCCCGGGATCGATCCGGACAAAGACCTCGAGGTCTCCGTGCACGATGGGCGACTGACGATCAAAGCCGAGCGCAGTGAGCGGCGTTCGGAGGGCGGGTACTCGGAGTTCCGCTACGGATCGTTCATGCGCACCGTCGCACTGCCGGTCGGCGCCCGCGACGACGACATCGCCGCGACCTATGCGAACGGGATCCTCACCGTGCGCATCCGGATGGGCGAATCCAGCAGCACCGCCCGCAAGATCCCGGTGAAGATGGAATAG
- a CDS encoding nuclear transport factor 2 family protein: MTTFREAVENRDFDALESLLADDVVFTSPVAFKPYPGKPITAAILRGVMRVFEDFHYLREIVDADGRDHALVFEATVNGKTVNGCDFLHFDDNGKIDTFTVMVRPLSAAQALAEAMGAQFPRIQEEALAAAQGQSAS; this comes from the coding sequence ATGACCACGTTCCGTGAAGCCGTCGAGAACCGGGATTTCGACGCGCTCGAGTCGCTGCTCGCCGACGACGTCGTGTTCACCAGCCCCGTCGCTTTCAAGCCCTATCCGGGCAAGCCCATCACCGCCGCCATCCTGCGCGGCGTCATGCGCGTCTTCGAGGACTTCCATTACCTGCGCGAAATCGTCGACGCCGACGGCCGCGACCACGCCCTCGTCTTCGAAGCCACCGTCAACGGCAAAACCGTGAACGGGTGCGACTTCCTGCACTTCGACGACAACGGCAAAATCGACACCTTCACCGTCATGGTCCGCCCCCTCTCCGCCGCCCAAGCCCTCGCCGAAGCCATGGGCGCCCAGTTCCCCCGCATCCAGGAAGAAGCCTTGGCCGCCGCGCAGGGGCAGTCCGCTTCCTAG